TCGTTCAAGCTCTGGCACGGGCTGACGCCGATGCTGGTGCTGAGCGCCCTGGTGGTTTCGATCGGTGTCGCCATCGTCGTCTGGTGGGACGCCATCCACGACCGCCTGCGCCGCCACGACCGGCTGTTCCGCCTGATCGGCGACGGCGGCTACCACTTCGTCGTCGACGGGACCCTCGAGATCGCGCGTGCCTCGACCCGCCTGCTGCAGAACGGCGACCAGCGCCGCTACACCGCGGTCGTCGTGGCCGTTGTGGTGGCGGGGCTGGCGATCGCGCTCTTCGCCGGCCCGGCGGGTTTCTACATCGCCGCGCCCGACGGGTCGCTGCGCGTCTCGGTGACCCTCGTCCTGGCGCTGAGTGCCGCCGGCGCGGTCGCCACCGTGCTCGCCCGCTCGCTGATCGCGGCGCTCGTCTCGGTCGGCATCGTCGGCTTCGCGGTCGCCGTCATCTTCATGCTGAACGGCGCGCCGGACCTCGCCCTGACGCAGATCGCGGTGGAGACGCTTCTCGTCATCCTGCTGACGGCGGTGCTGCTGCGCCTGCCTGCGCGGCAGCGCCACTCGCGGACCACCGGGGAGCGGCGCCGAGACGCGGCGCTGGCGACGGCCTTCGGCCTGGTCATCTTCCTCGCCGTCGCCAGCATGAGCGCCATCCCGATCGACATGAGCCTGACCGAGTATTTCGGCCAGACGAGCTACCTCGAGGGCTTCGGCCGCAACGTCGTCAACGTGATCCTGGTCGATTACCGCGCCATCGACACGCTGGGCGAGATCGCCGTCGTCGCCTTCGCCACCATCGCCGCCTGGGCGCTGCTGCGTGGCAGCGGCGCCAGGGTGCGGACCAAGGAGTAGTCCCATGCAGATCATCTTCGCCACCATGTCGCGGCTGTTTTTCGTGCTGATGATCGGCGTGTCGCTGTTCATGCTGTTTCGCGGCCACAACGAGCCCGGCGGCGGCTTCATCGGCGGCCTGATCGCGGCCCTCGGCTTCGCGCTGCTGGCCATGGCCCGCGACGTGGAGACGGCCAGGCGGGCGCTCGTCGTCCATCCGGTCGCGCTGATGGGCGGCGGGCTGCTCCTGTCCTTCGTCAGCGGCCTGCCGGGCCTCCTGTCCGATCGCTCCTTCCTCACCCACTGGTGGATGGAGATCGGCTCCACCCATCTCGGCACAGCCACGACCTTCGACATCGGCGTCTACTGCGTCGTCGTCGGCGGCGTGCTGTGCCTCGTCTTCCGCCTCTATGAAGGGATCGAGCAGTGAACCTCGTCTACGCCTTCGCCATCGCCGCCCAGATGGGCTGCGGCGTCTATCTGCTGCTGTCGCGCCACGGCATGCGCATCCTGATCGGCATCGTGCTCCTGTCGACGGCGACCAACCTGCTGATCTTCGTGGCCGGCGGCCTGCGTTTCACCGCGCCGCCGGTGATCGAGCCGGGCCTGCAGGTGCTGGCCGCCGAAACCGCCAACGCGCTGCCGCAGGCGCTGATCCTGACCGCCATCGTCATCGGCTTCGCGCTCGTCTCCTTCGCCGCCGCGCTGATGCTGAAGACCTACCGCTCCGTGGGCTCGGTGATCACCAGCGACCACACCGACGCAGAGGCGCTCGGCAGCCCGTTCGCCAAGGAGGCGCCGCGCAATGCCTGACTTCATCACCGACACCGTGTTGCTCTGGCCGCTGGCCATCCCGCTCGCCACCGCGGCGCTCTGCGCGGCGGCCTGGGCAAGCCCGCGCGTCCAGCAGGCCGCGAGCCTGACGGGCCTCGTGCTGACGCTCGGCGCGTCGCTCGTCCTGCTCGACGCCGTGATGGCGCAAGGCATCGTGACCAAGCAGTTCGGCGGCTGGGCGCCGCCCTTCGGCATCTCCTTCGTCGCCGACCGCTTCGGCGCCGCCATGGTGGTGATCTCCGGCGTGCTGGCACTCGCGGCTGGCCTCTTCGCCATCGCCGACGTCAGGCGGCGGCAGGTGAAGGCGGGGTTCTACCCGCTGTTCCAGGGCCTGATGGTCGGCGTCAACGGCGCCTTCCTCACCGGCGACATCTTCAACCTCTACGTCTGGTTCGAGGTGATGCTGATCGCCACGCTCGGCCTCATCACGCTCGACCGGACCCGGGCGCAACTCGACGGCGCGATCAAATACGCCGTGCTCAACCTGTTCTCGACCATCCTCTTCCTGATGGCGATCGGGCTGCTCTACGGCGTGACCGGCACGCTCAACATGGCCGATCTCGCCCGCGTCCTGCCGCAGACCGACGGCTCGATGGCGCTGACCGTCTCGGCCATGCTGTTCCTGCTCGCCTTCGGCATCAAGGCCGGCTTCTTCCCGCTGTTCTTCTGGCTGCCGGCCTCCTACCACACCGCCACGATCATCGTCTCGGCAGTCTTCGCCGGGCTTTTGACCAAGGTCGGCGTCTATGCCTGCTTCCGCGTCTTCACGCTGCTGTTCGAGGTGAACGACGGCGGCATCCGGCCCATCGTCGCCTTCTTCGCTGCGGGAACCATGCTGTTCGGCGTCTTCGGCGCGGCGATCCAGTGGGACATCCGCCGCATCCTGTCGTTCCACATCATCAGCCAGATCGGCTACATCATGCTGGGTCTGGCCATCGCCACGCCGCTCGCCATGGCGGGCGCCGTCTTCTACATCATCCACCACATCGTGGTGAAGGCGAACCTGTTCTTCGTGGCGGGCGCCATCCACAGGGCGACCGGCACCTATGACCTGCGCAAGGCGGGCGGGCTGATGAAGGCCTCGCCGCTGCTCGCCGTGCTCTTCCTGGTCCCGGCGCTGTCGCTGGCCGGCATCCCGCCGCTGTCGGGCTTCTGGGCCAAGTTCATGGTCATCGACGCGTCGTTTCGCGCAGACATGGCCTGGCTCGGTGCGCTGGCGCTGTTCGTCGGCCTGCTGACCGTCTTCTCCATGAGCAAGATCTGGATCGAGGCCTTCTGGAAGACCTCGCCGCGGAAGGTGTCGCGCGTCCGGGCCGTACCGGTCGCCATGCTCGTCCCCATCGCCGCCCTCGGCGCCATCACGCTCGCCATCGGCTTCAATCCCGAGCCGCTGGTCGCCTTCGCCAACGTCGCCGCCGGCACCATGACCGATCCGGCCGAGTTCATCGCCGCGGTCTTCGCGGAGCGGCAGATCGCAGGAGCAACGCCATGACCGCCATTGCCGCCCGCGCCTTCCAGGTGACCTCGCTCGCCGCCATCTTCCTGAAGGAGCTCGTCGTCTCGTCGGTCGCCGTCGCCCGCTCTGTGCTGGGCGCGAAGGACGCCTCGTCCCCGGCCATCATCGCCGTGCCGATCGGGCTGCGCACCGCCGCAGGGGTCACGACGCTCGCCAACTGCGTCAGCCTGACGCCCGGAACCACGTCGCTGCATGTCAGCGAGGACATGTCGACCCTCTACATCCACGTGCTCGACGCGCCCTCGGCCGACGAGGTGATCGCGTCGATCAAGTCGACGTTCGAGGCCCGCATCAAGGAGATTGAAGGATGATCGAATTTCTGGACACCCATCTGCCGACGATCGCGGCCGTGCTCATCACAGTGCTGATGCTGCCGCTCGGCATGTCGGCCCTGCGCATGGCGACGGGTCCCGGCTATGCGGACCGCTTCATCGCGCTCGACATGCTGACCGGCATCGCCGTGGCGGTGGCCTGCCTGACGATGATCGTCACCGGCCGGCGCGAATTCCTCGACATCGCCTTCGGCATCGCGCTCATCGGCTTCCTCGCCACCTGCTCGCTGTCGGCGCTGCTCGAGAAGAAGAAGGGAGAGAACCGATGATCGTCGTTTCCGTCCTGCTCAAGCTCCTCGGCGTCGGCTTCCTCTGCATTGCCGGCATCGGCGTGATGCGGCTTTCCGATCCGTTCCAGCGCATGCATGCCGCCACCAAGGCCGGCACGCTGGGCGCCGGGCTGGTCATCCTGGGGTCGGTGATCTCGCATGGCGCGACCGACGCGACCGTCATGGGGCTCCTGACGATCGTGTTCCTGCTCCTGACCGTGCCGGTGGCCGGCCATCTCCTCGGCCGTGCGTCGTACATGTCGGGCGCCCGGCTCTCGCTGCGCGGCGATGACGCGCTGGCCGGCGTGCTGGAGCGGTCGGACCGCTCGCTCGACGAGCGTCTCGCCTGGCTGCCGTCCAGGACCGCTGCGCCCGGGGCCACTACGGCGACTCTTCGGCCGGCTCCGTCGCCGAAGAAACGTGATCGGTCCGCGCCGCGTCCGGCACCGGTCGTCTCGCTTCCATCCATCGAGGCCGTCCGGTTCGCGGTGATCCAGGGGCAGGTGCCGGCCGTCGCGGCCCGCGCATGCGCCATCGCCCGGCGGCTCCGGTCCGACCTGTCGGCGCATGTCATCATCGATACGGGCGCCATCGAATGCGCGGCCGACCCGGCCGGCGCGCGCCAGCTGATCCGCGAGCGCGCCAGCGAAGCCATCCGCGACATGCGCGCCTGCATGGAAGGGAGCGGCGGTGAGGCGGCGCTGAACTACGACGAGGGCGATCCCGAGCGGCTGCTCGCGACGTCCGACCCGGGCCGCGTGCTCCTGGTGCTGCCCTGCGAGGGCTGGTTCCACCACCAGGTCGAGGTGCGCCGCGACCAGACGACATGGGATCCCGACGGTCTCCTGCGCCTGCCGATGGTGCATCGGGGTCCGGTGCTCTTCGTCTCTCCGGATGCACCCGTTCCGGCCCGGGGGACGATCGTCGTTCGCGACCGCGACGAGCGGCATCTGCCGGCTCTCGTCGAATGGGCACTGGCCGGCGAGCTTTGGCCGGCGTCCCACATCGTCCATGTCGGACCAGCCGGTGCCGACGGCGGCGACGAGGTCGAGGCGATCGCGCACCGCTTCGGTTGCAGCTTCGAACGCCGGATCGTCGCGACCGACGACTGCGCCATCCCCGAGGACATCCGCCTGCCGCGCGCGGTGATCCTCGGCCAGGCGCCGCGCCCGCTGCGCACCAGCTGGTTCGGCAGCCACTGGCGCCGCCGGATCGCGCCGGACGCCCCCTGCGAGGTGCTGCTGATGGAGGCACCGGACTGATCGCGTCGCGCGTCGGCGGGGCACGCGGCGACAGGTCGCTGGCCCTGACCCGCGCGGCTGGTCTAGCTTGACGCACCATGCGCCCGACTCCGAAGCCCACCCTGCCGCTCACCTTCGCGCTGCCGCTCTTCGTGGCGCTGGCGATGTTCGTCGTCGCCGTCGGCACGACCCAGATCGGCGTGCGCATCCTGAAGGCCAATGACGAGACCGCTCTGCGCGATCAGGCCGTGGTCTTCCTCGACGCCGTCGCCGGCAACATCGCGGCCGAGACCGACGAATCGCCAGACGCGGTGCGCCGGCAGATGGCGGCCTCGCTGATCTTCCGGACCGCGCTTCTGGAACAGGCGATTGCCGCACGATGGGTCGGGACGATGGGCACAGCGCAGACCGTGGTGCTCGGCGAACCGACCCATGAGGAGCGGCTGATCGCGGCGCTGGACGAGGCGCCCGACATCGGGCCGGACGCCGTGTCGGAATGGAACGACCCCGGCAACGCGGTATTGCTGGTGCTGCGCACCTATGCGCTCGGCGAGGGGGTCCTTCTGCTGGCTGCCACCTTCGACACGACGACGATCCTCGACGCCGCCGAGACGGCGTTCCGCCTGACGATCGGCATCGACGTCCTGGTTGCGATCCTGGCCGCCCTGACGGTCTATGTCATCGCCCGTCGCGTGCTCTCGCCGCTGGATGGCTTCATCAGCCGGCTGGCCCACAGCGAGGACGGCGCGGTTGCTTCCGCAGGCCTTCGCCGCGGGCACGAACTGCAGCGGCTGGAGGCCGCCCTGGCGCTGCGCGAGCGGTCGGAGGCCGACCGCGCCAGGATCGTCGAGCAGATGGCGCAGCAGGAGCGCGACGCGCTCCTGGCGCGGATGGCGGCGGCCATCGCCCACGAGGTGCGCAACCCGCTGGCGGGGCTGAAGAACGGCGTCTCGACGCTGCGCCGCTTCGGCGACCAGCCGCAGGTGCGCCAGCAGACGGTCGACCTGCTCGACAGCGGGCTGGACAGCATCGGCCGCGTCGTCGACGTGACCCTGTCGACCTACCGCCGCAGGCCGGGCAGGACGTCGCTCGTCGCGCGCGACATCCGCGACCTCGAACTGCTGATCCTGCCGACAGCGCAGCGCGCGGAAGTGACGCTGCGATGGGACCTCGACGAGACCGTGGTCATCGACGTCGACGTCGACGCGCTCAGGCAGATCCTGGTGAACCTCTTGCTGAACTCGGTCGGCGTCTCGCCTCCCGGCAGCGAAATCGCCATCACGCTCGCGCACGCCGCGGACGGGCGGTCCGTCGCCATCGGCATCGCCGACCAGGGCAGCGGCATGCCGCCCGAAGTCGTGGCCGCGATCGTCTCCGGCCAGATGGACGAGATCCCGATGGAGCGCAGCATCGGCCTGTGGGTGGTGTCGAACCTCGTGCAGCGCATCGGCGCCAGCCTGTCGATCCGCAGCGAGGAGGGGCGCGGCACGACCGTGACCCTGTCGCTTCCTTCACGCACCGAAAGCGGGAGCTAGCCATGTCGGTGCCACTGATCCTGATGATCGAGGACGACGCCACGCTGGGAGCCTCGCTGCAGCAGCGGCTGGAGCTCGAAGGCTTCCGCGTCCGCTGGGTCCGTTCGGCCAGGGAGGCACGCGCGGCGCTGCCGGGCACCCGGCCCGACATCATCCTGTCCGACATCCGCCTGCCCGACGGCGATGGCGAGACCGTCATGCGCAGCCATTTCAGGACCGCCGGCCTGGTGCCGACGATCTTCATGACCGCCTATGGCGACATCGAGCAGGCGGTGCGGCTGGTGCGCGAAGGCGCACTCGACTACGTCACCAAGCCCTTCGACCTCGACCAGCTCGTCGACCGCTTCCGCGACATCGTCCGCCTCTCGGCCGCGCGGACCGGCGGCGCCGGCTCCCCGCTCGGCCGCAGCGCCGCGATGCGGCCGGTCGCCGAGATGCTGTCGCGCGCAGCCCAGGTCGCGCTGCCGGTCCTGCTGCTCGGCGAGACCGGCAGCGGCAAGGAGGTCGCCGCCCGCCACCTCCATGATGCCGGTCCCCGCGCCGCGCAGCCCTTCGTTCCGGTGAACTGCGGCGCCATGCCGGCCGAACTTGCCGATTCCATGCTCTTCGGCCACGAGCGCGGCGCCTTCACCGGAGCGGCCGGGGTGCATCGCGGCTTCCTGGAGGAGGCGGGGGAGGGGACGCTCTTCCTGGACGAGATCGGCGATCTGCCGCTGCCGCTGCAGGTCAAGCTGCTGCGGGTTCTGGAGACGCGCCGGTTCCGCCGGCTCGGCGCCGCCGAGGACCGCGGCTTCGGCGCCCGGCTGGTCTGCGCCACCAACAAGGACCTGGAGCGCCTCGTCTCGGACGGCGCCTTCCGCGAGGATCTCTGGTTCCGTATCAACGTGATCACCTGCCGGCTGCCGTCGCTGCGCGAGCGGCCCGAGGACATCGCCGACCTGATCGAAACCATCGCCGCCGCCGCCGCCGCGGAGAACGGCCTCCCGGGGATCAGCGTCGATCCGGCGGCCGTCGAGGCCGCGCTCGCCCATGCCTGGCCGGGCAACGTCCGCGAGCTGATCAACCGCGTCCAGCGGGCGGTGGCGCTCGGGGGCGGCGGCAGACTCGCGGCATCCGACCTGTTTCCGGACGGTGTCGACGCCGGCCGCGGCGGTACCGCGGATGACGAGGTTCTCGACGGCAGCCTCTCCGACGTTCGCGAGGCGGCGGAACGCCGCCACATCCAGGCCGTTCTGGCAAGGACCGGCGGCTCGACGAAGGACGCGGCCGACCTTCTCCAGGTTTCGCGCACCACGCTGTGGGAAAAGATGCGCCGCTACGGCATCGACCCGTGACGCGACGCTGGCGGCGCGGCGCCGGCCGGAGGCCCACGCTTCCCGT
The nucleotide sequence above comes from Aquibium microcysteis. Encoded proteins:
- the mnhG gene encoding monovalent cation/H(+) antiporter subunit G — translated: MIVVSVLLKLLGVGFLCIAGIGVMRLSDPFQRMHAATKAGTLGAGLVILGSVISHGATDATVMGLLTIVFLLLTVPVAGHLLGRASYMSGARLSLRGDDALAGVLERSDRSLDERLAWLPSRTAAPGATTATLRPAPSPKKRDRSAPRPAPVVSLPSIEAVRFAVIQGQVPAVAARACAIARRLRSDLSAHVIIDTGAIECAADPAGARQLIRERASEAIRDMRACMEGSGGEAALNYDEGDPERLLATSDPGRVLLVLPCEGWFHHQVEVRRDQTTWDPDGLLRLPMVHRGPVLFVSPDAPVPARGTIVVRDRDERHLPALVEWALAGELWPASHIVHVGPAGADGGDEVEAIAHRFGCSFERRIVATDDCAIPEDIRLPRAVILGQAPRPLRTSWFGSHWRRRIAPDAPCEVLLMEAPD
- a CDS encoding sigma-54-dependent transcriptional regulator, producing MSVPLILMIEDDATLGASLQQRLELEGFRVRWVRSAREARAALPGTRPDIILSDIRLPDGDGETVMRSHFRTAGLVPTIFMTAYGDIEQAVRLVREGALDYVTKPFDLDQLVDRFRDIVRLSAARTGGAGSPLGRSAAMRPVAEMLSRAAQVALPVLLLGETGSGKEVAARHLHDAGPRAAQPFVPVNCGAMPAELADSMLFGHERGAFTGAAGVHRGFLEEAGEGTLFLDEIGDLPLPLQVKLLRVLETRRFRRLGAAEDRGFGARLVCATNKDLERLVSDGAFREDLWFRINVITCRLPSLRERPEDIADLIETIAAAAAAENGLPGISVDPAAVEAALAHAWPGNVRELINRVQRAVALGGGGRLAASDLFPDGVDAGRGGTADDEVLDGSLSDVREAAERRHIQAVLARTGGSTKDAADLLQVSRTTLWEKMRRYGIDP
- a CDS encoding Na+/H+ antiporter subunit D, encoding MPDFITDTVLLWPLAIPLATAALCAAAWASPRVQQAASLTGLVLTLGASLVLLDAVMAQGIVTKQFGGWAPPFGISFVADRFGAAMVVISGVLALAAGLFAIADVRRRQVKAGFYPLFQGLMVGVNGAFLTGDIFNLYVWFEVMLIATLGLITLDRTRAQLDGAIKYAVLNLFSTILFLMAIGLLYGVTGTLNMADLARVLPQTDGSMALTVSAMLFLLAFGIKAGFFPLFFWLPASYHTATIIVSAVFAGLLTKVGVYACFRVFTLLFEVNDGGIRPIVAFFAAGTMLFGVFGAAIQWDIRRILSFHIISQIGYIMLGLAIATPLAMAGAVFYIIHHIVVKANLFFVAGAIHRATGTYDLRKAGGLMKASPLLAVLFLVPALSLAGIPPLSGFWAKFMVIDASFRADMAWLGALALFVGLLTVFSMSKIWIEAFWKTSPRKVSRVRAVPVAMLVPIAALGAITLAIGFNPEPLVAFANVAAGTMTDPAEFIAAVFAERQIAGATP
- a CDS encoding MnhB domain-containing protein — encoded protein: MQIIFATMSRLFFVLMIGVSLFMLFRGHNEPGGGFIGGLIAALGFALLAMARDVETARRALVVHPVALMGGGLLLSFVSGLPGLLSDRSFLTHWWMEIGSTHLGTATTFDIGVYCVVVGGVLCLVFRLYEGIEQ
- a CDS encoding NADH-quinone oxidoreductase subunit K; translated protein: MNLVYAFAIAAQMGCGVYLLLSRHGMRILIGIVLLSTATNLLIFVAGGLRFTAPPVIEPGLQVLAAETANALPQALILTAIVIGFALVSFAAALMLKTYRSVGSVITSDHTDAEALGSPFAKEAPRNA
- a CDS encoding monovalent cation/H+ antiporter complex subunit F, which codes for MIEFLDTHLPTIAAVLITVLMLPLGMSALRMATGPGYADRFIALDMLTGIAVAVACLTMIVTGRREFLDIAFGIALIGFLATCSLSALLEKKKGENR
- a CDS encoding Na+/H+ antiporter subunit E, with protein sequence MTAIAARAFQVTSLAAIFLKELVVSSVAVARSVLGAKDASSPAIIAVPIGLRTAAGVTTLANCVSLTPGTTSLHVSEDMSTLYIHVLDAPSADEVIASIKSTFEARIKEIEG
- a CDS encoding sensor histidine kinase, yielding MRPTPKPTLPLTFALPLFVALAMFVVAVGTTQIGVRILKANDETALRDQAVVFLDAVAGNIAAETDESPDAVRRQMAASLIFRTALLEQAIAARWVGTMGTAQTVVLGEPTHEERLIAALDEAPDIGPDAVSEWNDPGNAVLLVLRTYALGEGVLLLAATFDTTTILDAAETAFRLTIGIDVLVAILAALTVYVIARRVLSPLDGFISRLAHSEDGAVASAGLRRGHELQRLEAALALRERSEADRARIVEQMAQQERDALLARMAAAIAHEVRNPLAGLKNGVSTLRRFGDQPQVRQQTVDLLDSGLDSIGRVVDVTLSTYRRRPGRTSLVARDIRDLELLILPTAQRAEVTLRWDLDETVVIDVDVDALRQILVNLLLNSVGVSPPGSEIAITLAHAADGRSVAIGIADQGSGMPPEVVAAIVSGQMDEIPMERSIGLWVVSNLVQRIGASLSIRSEEGRGTTVTLSLPSRTESGS